The genomic DNA GGTGGATTAGTAGGTAAACAGTTAACAGCAATACCAAAAGCAGTAATGATGACTGGCTGTGTTCTAATCGTACTTGGTATGATGCCTGGATTACCTAAACCAGCATTTTTTTCACTAGGTATAGGTGCTATAGCAGCAGGTTACTTTTTAGGAAGAGAAAAGAAAGATACTTTAGAAGACTTGGAGTTTGAAAAACCTGATATGGTAAATCCAGATAAAAATGAAGTAGAAGATGTAACAAACTTAATAAATGTAGAATCAATAGAAGTAGAAATTGGATATGGTTTAATATCTTTAGCTGATGAATCAGCAGGAGGAGATTTACTTCAGAGAATAGCATCAATAAGAAGACAATGTGCAATAGACATGGGTATAGTCGTACAACCTATAAGAATAAGAGATAATTTACAGTTAAATCCAAACCAATACAATATAAAAATAAAAGGGAATGTAGTTGGTGGGTATGAGATAATGCCTAATATGGTTTTATGTATGGATCCTATGAATCAAGGATTTAGTATATTTGGAATAAAGACAATTGAGCCTACTTTTGGAATAGAGGCACTTTGGATAGAAAGTGACAAGGTAGAAGATGCAGAGCTAAAGGGTTATACAGTTGTAGATTCATCCACAATACTTATAACTCACTTACTAGATATAATAAAATCAAATGCACACGAATTACTGGGAAGACAAGAAGTTAAGACTATTATAGATGCAGCAAGAGAAAATTATAGTGCTGTAGTAGATGAATTGATACCAGATTTAATGACACTTGGTGAAATTCAAAAAGTACTTAAAAATCTGTTAAGAGAAAAAGTAAATATAAAGGATAGAGTTACAATACTTGAGACACTTGCAGACCAGTCTAGAAATACAAAAGATATAGAGCTTCTTACTGAATATGTAAGAATAGCTTTGGCTAGAAGTATTTGTAATAATTTAGTTGATGAAGATAAGGCAATTGTAGTGGCTACATTGTCTCCAGAAACTGAAGAATTGGTATCTAATAATTTACAAAGGTCTGTAAATGGAACTTATCCAGCAGTTGACCCAGAAAATACAAATAAAATATTTGAGAGTATACAAGAAGTAATGAACAATGTATATTTCAATCATAATATACCAGTAATAGTAGTATCACCAAAGATAAGAGCTCCATTTAGAAAATTAGTTGAAATTGTATATCCTAATTTGACTGTATTATCATTAAATGAAATACCTAACGATATTAAAATCAAAGCAGAAGGTGTGGTGAGCATATATGATGACGAAAAAGTATACAGCTAACACAATTCAAGATGCTATGAATCTAGCCAAAATGGAATTGGGTGACAATATTACATTAATAGATAAAAAAGAGGTAAGAAAATCTGGAATAAGAGGCATTTTTTCAAAGAAAGATATTGAATTGACTATTGGATGGGAAAAGAAAGATAATTTAGAACAAAAAGATTTAAAACGAGAGATAGAACAACTAAAGTCAATTATAAATAATATGGGGTTTGATAATAAAAATGATAATGATATAGATAAAATATGCAAGAATTTACTAAACTTAGATTTAAATCAAGAAATTGTAGAATTTATAAAAGCTGATTTACAAGAAATGAAGTTCAATGGAATTGATACAAGTAAAAATTTAGTAGAAAGTCTAAAGAAAAAGATTAAAATAGAAAATCAAGCAATAAATGGTAAAATTGCTTTAGTTGGACCACCAGGAGTAGGTAAAACGACTACAATAGCAAAGTTGGCTGCCAAATTAGTTTTTGAGGAAAATAAAAAAGTAGGAGTAATAACTATAGATACATACAGGATTGGTGCTGTAGAACAGTTAAAGATATATACTGATATAATGAATATTCCTTTTAAAGGGGTAATAAGCCCTGATGAGATGGAATTGGCACTTGATGCGATGAAAGATTGTGATGTTGTATTAATAGATACAACAGGTAGAGGCTATAAAAACTCTATGCAAATATTAGAAATCAAAAATCTTATAGATAAAGCTGAAACTGATAATATACATTTAGTTTTGAACTGTACAACAAGAGAAAGTGATACAAAAGCAATTATAGATTCATATAGAAATGTGAATTTTAAAAGCTTAATAATTACAAAGTTAGATGAAACAATAACATATGGCTCAATATTTAACATAATGAATTATGCACAAAAACCAATATCATATATTACAACAGGACAAAATGTTCCTGATGATATTATAAAACCTAATGAAGATAAGATTATAAGATTACTATTAGGAGTTGAAAGTATATGATAGACCAAGCTCAAATTTTGAGAAAAATGGCAATGGAAAAAAGAGGTTCTGATGAGATTATAGTAGAGAATGAGAATATGCCTAAGATAATTACAATAGCTTCTGGTAAAGGCGGCGTTGGAAAGAGTAATCTCGCTACAAATTTGTCTATATGCTTAACCAAACTTGATAAAAAAGTTCTTATATTAGATGCAGATATAGGAATGTCTAATATAGATATAATAATGGGGGTAAATGTAAAAGGGACTATAATTGATGTAATTAATGGCGAAAAAAATATAGAAGATATAATTTCACAGACTAAGTATGGTGTAAATGTAATATCTGGAGGTTCTGCCCTTAATCATATAGAAGACTTTACAGAAGCTCAAAGAAATAAGTTTATACATAGCATAGAACAGATTCACAATGTGGATTTTATAATAATTGATACAGGAGCTGGTATGAGCAAAAGCCTATTGTCATTTATATACTGTAGTACTGAATTTTTCTTAATAACAACTCCAGAACCGACATCATTGACTGACGCATATAGTTTATTAAAAGCTATAAGTAATTTTGGCATAAAGAAAAGTGCAAATATAATAATCAATAGGGTAATTGATTTAGAAGAAGCGAAATCTACATACAAAAGAATAAAAATGGTTGTGGACAAATTTCTAAACCTTAATCTGGAATTGTATGGATATATAATAGATGACAAAAAAGTAAGTTTATGTGTAAAAAAACAGATACCATTCATTTTAGAATATCCTACAAGTATTGCATCAAAATGTATTATAGCCATAGCAAAGAGAATGGTAAGTCAGTCAAGAGAAGATATTGTTGATAATAAAAGTTTTCTAAGAAAGATGTTTAGTATATTTAAAAGCTAAGGAGGCGTAGTTAATGAATAGAGAAGAATTAATAAAAGAGAATATGCCTCTTGTAAAGAGTATAGCAAGAAAATTTTTTATACCAGGGAAAGGTTTTGAATATCAAGACTTAGTAAATAGTGGAGTCATTGGATTGATTGATGCAATAAATAAATTTGATGCTGAAAAAGGGGCAAAGTTTTCTAGTTACTCTTATATAAAAATAAAATCTGCTATATTAGATGAAATTAGAAATCAAAGTCCAATTTCTAAACATAATCTAACTAAAGTAAATAAGTATAATAGAGTGGTAGAAAAGTTGCAATCTAAATTATTAAGAGAGCCAACTTCATATGAAATTGCAAAAGAATTAAAGGTTTCAGAAAAAGAACTTCATGATATCGAAAGTAATATAGATATGTTAAATATTGTATCATTAAACTATGTAATCTTTGAAGATACAAATGAAACTGTACAAGATGTAATAAGTGATAGAGAAGAGGAAGCTCCAGAAAATATAATAGAAGAAGAAGAAAAGTTAGAGATTCTATCCAAAGCAATTAGTAATTTAAATGAAAGAGAAAAATTAATACTTTCACTGTACTATTATGAAGATTTAAATCTAAAGGAGATAGGGAAAGTGCTAGGTGTTTCAGAATCAAGAGTTTCACAACTCCACAGAAAATCAATAAGAAACTTAAGAAACAAGATAAAAGAACTTAAATATTCTATATAGATGGTGATTGATAAGATGATACAAATTATATTAATAGTAGTGTCTATTTTAATAATAGTAACTATAGTTATAAATTTACATAAGGAATCAAAAAATAAAGATAACAGATACTTTGATAAAATATTTGAGCAAGAATATGAAGCAAATGATAGATTAATAATTGCAGAAAAAAGAAGATTCTTTTTAGACAAAGTACTTGCTGAAATAAGAAGTAATAATCATATAAAAGTTTATGAAAATTATAACCTAATAAAGGCTAATGAAGAAAGAAAGGAAAACATATTTATAGAATCAAAAAAGGAAGTAAGACAAGAAAATGAGTTATCTCTTAAAGTGAAACATCTTATAAGTTCAGGTTATGATGATGTGGAAATATGTAAGATGCTAGATATTGGAAAGGGGGAACTGTCATTAATAAGGAGTTGTTACAAAATATAAGGATATTATTATGTGATAAAAAAGTATTCTTAGGAATAGGTATTGGTATATTAATATCAACTTTATGTATAATGCTTTTTAGTAATAATGATATGAGTAAGGCAGAGATAGAAAAAAAGGCCAGAGCGTTAGGCATGAAATATACAAGTGAGATGAAAGTCTTAGAATAGATGATACTGTTTAGACATTTACAAAAAAGGAGGTCATAATGTGATAAGAGGATTATATACAGCAGTTTCTGCTATGATAACTAATCAACAAAAGCAAAATGTTGTTGTCAATAACCTAGCTAATATGGATACAAATGGATATAAAAGTAAACAACTTTTGACTAAAAGTTTTGATGAATTAAAGTTGGAAGGTTACAATAACTACGCAAATGGAACTAAACAAAAGCAGATTATAGGCGATATAAGTCCAGGTATTTCTATGGATGAAACTATCACAAATTTTAATCAAGGACCTATAAAAACTACTGATAATAAAATGGATGTAGCTATTCAAGGTAAGGGATTTTTTCTAGTTAGTGATGCAGCTGGAAATCAATTTTACACTAGAAATGGGAACTTCAGAACAGACAATCAAGGTGACCTTATAACAAGTGAAGGGTATTATGTACTTGGGACGAATACTGCTACTGGTGCTGTAGGTCATATAAATGTAGGAAATCAAAAATTTGAAGTGGCAAAAGATAATACAATATCACTAGACGGAAATGCTATGTATAAATTTAATATTGTAGATTTTAATAACTACAATAACTTAAAAAAAGAAGGAGATAACTTATATTCTGGAGGAGGAGCTATGAAAGTAAATAATGCACTTACAATACAAAGTGCGATAGAGTCCTCTAATGTAGATATGGTATCTGAAATTAATAATATGATGACAATATCAAGAGAATATGAGGCAAATCAAAAGATAATTCAGGCTATGGATTCTAAATTAGCAAAAATAGCAAGTGAGATTGGTTCAGTAAGATAGGTAATAGGAGGTGAATTTTTATGTACACAATGTTTTATACTAGTAAAACAGCTTTATCAGCAAATCAAAGTAAACTAGATATAATATCTAACAATATAGCAAATTCTGATTCAACAGGATATAAAAAAATAAATATGGAATATTCTGATTTAGTGGATGAAGTACTAAATAGACCATCATACCCTACAAATGGTAAAGATATATCGACTGGAACAGGAGCTAAGGCAACAGCTCCCATGAGAAATTATGAACAAGGTGCATTGGCTCCTACAGATAGTAAGAGTAATTTGGCGATAGATGGAGAAGGATTCTTTAGAGTGATAAGAAAAGATGGTACATATGCATATACAAGAAATGGTGGATTTAATGTAGATGCTTTAGGTAAGATTGTAGATGATAATGGAAATATATTAGATGTCCAATTTGATGCAGGATATAACTATAATAATACAAATATAGATAGTACAAACCTGACAGTTTCAAGAAATGGAGAGCTATTCGTAGATAATAAAAAAATAGGAAAAATCAACTTATATCAACCTATAGGAACTCAAAATTTTATATCTGAAGGAGATAGTTTATTCGTCGCAACTGATGCAGCACAGATTAAACAAGTTGAGAAAGTCGATATAGTTCAAGGCTATAGAGAGAGGTCAAATGTTTCTTTACAAGAAGAATTTGTTGACTTAATAGCCACTCAAAGAGCATTTCAAATGAACTCAAAGGGAATAAAGACAGCAGATGAAATGTGGCAAATAGCGAATAATTTAAGAGCTAAATAATTATGTAAGGTGAGGAATATTCATGAATGATATGAAAGAGTACGATTTTGGCAAACCTCAGAGTTATTCAAGAGAAAATTTAACTTGTTTAAATTTTTTATTAGCTGAATTTTGTAAAAAATATAAAAACTATATAATTTATGAACTTAAGTGTAATTCTAGTATGGTTGTTGATAGTATAGACCAAGTAAATTATCAGACTTTTTTAGATAGAGTAACTTCTTCGTGCGTAGTAGTACAAAATGCAATGGAACCTGTTATGAAAAACTTTTCTTTTAGAATAGATAGAAGTGTAGCTGATATGTGGATTGATATAACTTCTGGAGGAACTGGAGTTGTAAAGGATAATGATAGAGAGCTTACAGAACTTGATAAAAAAGTGCTTTTACACCTTATGGATGATTTAGTAAGAAATATGCACTTATTTGAGGGTTTTGAAAATATACAAGTATTGGATACACATACACATATTAATTTACCACAATTATGTTCTCCAACTGCACCAGTATGCGTTGTAGATTTAAAAGTGCTAAATGATAATGAGTATATTGGAAGTGTTTCTCTTTGTTTTCCATACAATGGTTTAGAAGCTCTGTTAGAAAGTATATCTGTTATAGAATTTTTTGATAATGATATAGGAGATGATTCAGAGGAATTTACCAAAAAAATATATAATAGTGTATCTAATATAGAATTATCGGTTATTGCAGAGATAGGAAAAGTATCAATTAATGTTGAAGACTTACTTAAACTAGAAGTTGGAGATGTAATAGTAACAAATAAAAAAATAAATGATTATATAGATATATTTGTAGAAAATTCAAAATCATATACAGCAACACCAGGATTTATATCAAGTAAAAAAGGTGTAAAAATAAATGATGCTGTTGGAAAAGAGGTGTAGTTATGGACAATAGTAATCTTATTTCAGATGAAGAAGCAAAGATGCTATTAAATGATAAAGTTGAAAGTGAAGTTGATGGAGATGATGAGTTAGCCTTAGATGTGTCTGAAGTTAATCGAAATAATATACAAAGGATACTTGACCTTAAGTTAGAATTATCTGTGGTTATAGGAAGAACTAAGATGACTCTAAGAGATATTTTAAACCTACATAAAGGTTCTCTTATTGAACTGGATACTTTAGCAGACCAAGATGTGGAAATACTAATAGATAATAAAGTGTTGGCTTATGGAAAAGTAGTGGTGGTAGATTTAAATTTTGGTGTAAAGATAACAAGTATAGTAAGTGAAGAAGATATGGTAAAATCTCTTGTTTAGAGATAACATCAATTAATACTTAAGGCATGAGGTGGTACTTATTTTAAACTTAAATGATATAAAAAAAGATATATTAAAACTCAATAAAAAAGACTCATGTTCTCTATATAATGAATCTATTAATAATATAAATAATAATTGTATATCGAGTGGATTGAAATTTTTAAAACAAGCAAGAGATTTAAACCCAGATGATGTTGATATATTAAATCTCACAGGTCTTGTAAATTTACTAAAATGTAATTTTGATGAGGCTGTAGAAAGTTTCTATAAGAGTTCACTTTGTGAAAAAACTGCTCTGTGTGAAAAGTATATAAACATGCTTACATCTGAGGAGTTTTTAATTTTCTTTGAAAGGTACAATCAACTCATAAGGTTAATAAACAGAGGAATGTATAAAGAAGCTATACAAGGGTTTAAACTTATAACTGAGCAATACTGTGATTTAATAGAACCTTATGAATTGCTTGCCTTACTGTATGACAAGGAAGAAGAATATATAAAATTTGATGAATGTTTAGAAGTATTGAAGATTATTGATAAGGAAAATTATTTATTAAATCAAGAAAATAACACATTAGATATGTATAATAGTGCTAATATACAAACTAAAAGT from Clostridioides difficile ATCC 9689 = DSM 1296 includes the following:
- a CDS encoding flagellar basal-body rod protein FlgG; amino-acid sequence: MIRGLYTAVSAMITNQQKQNVVVNNLANMDTNGYKSKQLLTKSFDELKLEGYNNYANGTKQKQIIGDISPGISMDETITNFNQGPIKTTDNKMDVAIQGKGFFLVSDAAGNQFYTRNGNFRTDNQGDLITSEGYYVLGTNTATGAVGHINVGNQKFEVAKDNTISLDGNAMYKFNIVDFNNYNNLKKEGDNLYSGGGAMKVNNALTIQSAIESSNVDMVSEINNMMTISREYEANQKIIQAMDSKLAKIASEIGSVR
- a CDS encoding MinD/ParA family protein → MIDQAQILRKMAMEKRGSDEIIVENENMPKIITIASGKGGVGKSNLATNLSICLTKLDKKVLILDADIGMSNIDIIMGVNVKGTIIDVINGEKNIEDIISQTKYGVNVISGGSALNHIEDFTEAQRNKFIHSIEQIHNVDFIIIDTGAGMSKSLLSFIYCSTEFFLITTPEPTSLTDAYSLLKAISNFGIKKSANIIINRVIDLEEAKSTYKRIKMVVDKFLNLNLELYGYIIDDKKVSLCVKKQIPFILEYPTSIASKCIIAIAKRMVSQSREDIVDNKSFLRKMFSIFKS
- the flhA gene encoding flagellar biosynthesis protein FlhA yields the protein MNKFNLKENMDVIVAFGVVGIVLMMIVPLPTFILDILLAINISLSVLILLMTLFTTNVLDLSIFPTVLLVTTLFRLGLNLSSTRLILTQGYAGEVIEAFGSFVVGGNYVVGIIIFLIILIVQFVVITNGSGRVSEVTARFTLDAMPGKQMSIDADLNAGVIDDKTARKRRKELQQEADFYGSMDGANKFVKGDAIAGLIVTAINIIGGIVIGAVMLNMTLMGAAQTYVRLTIGDGLVSQIPALLISTSAGIIVTRASTDENFGGLVGKQLTAIPKAVMMTGCVLIVLGMMPGLPKPAFFSLGIGAIAAGYFLGREKKDTLEDLEFEKPDMVNPDKNEVEDVTNLINVESIEVEIGYGLISLADESAGGDLLQRIASIRRQCAIDMGIVVQPIRIRDNLQLNPNQYNIKIKGNVVGGYEIMPNMVLCMDPMNQGFSIFGIKTIEPTFGIEALWIESDKVEDAELKGYTVVDSSTILITHLLDIIKSNAHELLGRQEVKTIIDAARENYSAVVDELIPDLMTLGEIQKVLKNLLREKVNIKDRVTILETLADQSRNTKDIELLTEYVRIALARSICNNLVDEDKAIVVATLSPETEELVSNNLQRSVNGTYPAVDPENTNKIFESIQEVMNNVYFNHNIPVIVVSPKIRAPFRKLVEIVYPNLTVLSLNEIPNDIKIKAEGVVSIYDDEKVYS
- a CDS encoding sigma-70 family RNA polymerase sigma factor: MNREELIKENMPLVKSIARKFFIPGKGFEYQDLVNSGVIGLIDAINKFDAEKGAKFSSYSYIKIKSAILDEIRNQSPISKHNLTKVNKYNRVVEKLQSKLLREPTSYEIAKELKVSEKELHDIESNIDMLNIVSLNYVIFEDTNETVQDVISDREEEAPENIIEEEEKLEILSKAISNLNEREKLILSLYYYEDLNLKEIGKVLGVSESRVSQLHRKSIRNLRNKIKELKYSI
- a CDS encoding flagellar basal-body rod protein FlgG, which codes for MYTMFYTSKTALSANQSKLDIISNNIANSDSTGYKKINMEYSDLVDEVLNRPSYPTNGKDISTGTGAKATAPMRNYEQGALAPTDSKSNLAIDGEGFFRVIRKDGTYAYTRNGGFNVDALGKIVDDNGNILDVQFDAGYNYNNTNIDSTNLTVSRNGELFVDNKKIGKINLYQPIGTQNFISEGDSLFVATDAAQIKQVEKVDIVQGYRERSNVSLQEEFVDLIATQRAFQMNSKGIKTADEMWQIANNLRAK
- the flhF gene encoding flagellar biosynthesis protein FlhF, producing the protein MMTKKYTANTIQDAMNLAKMELGDNITLIDKKEVRKSGIRGIFSKKDIELTIGWEKKDNLEQKDLKREIEQLKSIINNMGFDNKNDNDIDKICKNLLNLDLNQEIVEFIKADLQEMKFNGIDTSKNLVESLKKKIKIENQAINGKIALVGPPGVGKTTTIAKLAAKLVFEENKKVGVITIDTYRIGAVEQLKIYTDIMNIPFKGVISPDEMELALDAMKDCDVVLIDTTGRGYKNSMQILEIKNLIDKAETDNIHLVLNCTTRESDTKAIIDSYRNVNFKSLIITKLDETITYGSIFNIMNYAQKPISYITTGQNVPDDIIKPNEDKIIRLLLGVESI
- a CDS encoding FliM/FliN family flagellar motor switch protein translates to MDNSNLISDEEAKMLLNDKVESEVDGDDELALDVSEVNRNNIQRILDLKLELSVVIGRTKMTLRDILNLHKGSLIELDTLADQDVEILIDNKVLAYGKVVVVDLNFGVKITSIVSEEDMVKSLV
- a CDS encoding FliM/FliN family flagellar motor switch protein, which translates into the protein MNDMKEYDFGKPQSYSRENLTCLNFLLAEFCKKYKNYIIYELKCNSSMVVDSIDQVNYQTFLDRVTSSCVVVQNAMEPVMKNFSFRIDRSVADMWIDITSGGTGVVKDNDRELTELDKKVLLHLMDDLVRNMHLFEGFENIQVLDTHTHINLPQLCSPTAPVCVVDLKVLNDNEYIGSVSLCFPYNGLEALLESISVIEFFDNDIGDDSEEFTKKIYNSVSNIELSVIAEIGKVSINVEDLLKLEVGDVIVTNKKINDYIDIFVENSKSYTATPGFISSKKGVKINDAVGKEV